One window of Arthrobacter oryzae genomic DNA carries:
- the ssd gene encoding septum site-determining protein Ssd yields the protein MSRQHLQEPTPESAPESTRSGPVTANRPAPGAPEGAREPGRAQRRSARAAPARAASRGVAAARDVQTGARAPGAWLPAESAETLLVTGFDFLRGEVERIVAAAGGQLRVAADATEAAPFWDTAAAVLIGSDIRELPPRRRSPAVLVGLGGEGDSLWHLAAALGAERVAVLPDAAAWLAEYLSRSRSPEAGGLVLGVTGGCGGAGATTAAIWIAQAAAEWGARVLLIDGDPWGGGLELALAAEESPGLRWTDLSEASGSIDPEQLSDALPVAGGFSFLSWPGSRERQPGVEAGTVGGVLDAARRGYELVLVDIGRGTEPLRTFAWDCDRILVVAPAQLKAAVSAARLLQELPPVETALVIRGKAGAVLDGPLIAESVGLPLQGLVPEVKGAANATELGRLLEMGRRRSVRRFAASVLDLLGGDLP from the coding sequence ATGAGCAGGCAGCATCTTCAGGAACCCACTCCGGAGTCCGCGCCCGAATCCACCCGCTCCGGCCCCGTGACGGCTAACCGTCCAGCGCCCGGGGCACCGGAGGGGGCGCGGGAGCCGGGTCGCGCGCAGCGCCGGTCAGCGCGGGCGGCACCGGCCCGCGCCGCATCCCGCGGTGTTGCCGCCGCCAGGGACGTCCAGACGGGTGCGCGGGCTCCCGGGGCGTGGCTCCCGGCCGAGTCGGCGGAAACACTGCTGGTGACCGGTTTCGACTTCCTGCGCGGCGAGGTGGAACGGATCGTCGCCGCTGCCGGCGGACAGCTTCGCGTGGCAGCCGATGCCACCGAAGCGGCGCCTTTCTGGGACACCGCGGCCGCGGTCCTCATAGGCAGCGATATCCGCGAGCTGCCGCCGCGCCGCCGGTCACCTGCCGTCCTCGTGGGCCTGGGCGGCGAGGGTGACAGTCTCTGGCACCTTGCCGCAGCCTTGGGCGCGGAACGCGTTGCTGTTCTTCCGGATGCTGCCGCGTGGCTGGCTGAATACCTGAGCCGGTCCCGGTCTCCGGAAGCCGGCGGACTCGTCCTCGGTGTGACCGGCGGGTGCGGGGGAGCGGGCGCAACCACTGCTGCGATCTGGATCGCCCAGGCGGCGGCGGAGTGGGGAGCCCGGGTCCTGTTGATCGATGGCGATCCCTGGGGCGGCGGCCTGGAGCTTGCCTTGGCTGCCGAGGAATCACCGGGCCTGCGGTGGACCGACCTTTCGGAGGCGAGCGGGAGCATCGACCCCGAACAATTGTCGGACGCGCTGCCCGTAGCGGGAGGGTTCTCCTTCCTGTCCTGGCCGGGCAGCCGGGAACGCCAACCCGGTGTGGAAGCCGGCACCGTTGGCGGGGTTCTTGACGCCGCACGGCGGGGCTATGAACTGGTGCTGGTGGATATCGGCCGCGGAACGGAACCTCTGCGCACCTTTGCCTGGGATTGTGACCGCATCCTGGTGGTGGCGCCCGCGCAACTGAAAGCGGCCGTTTCCGCCGCCCGGCTGCTGCAGGAACTTCCGCCGGTGGAGACGGCCCTGGTCATCCGGGGCAAGGCGGGGGCCGTCCTCGACGGGCCGCTGATCGCGGAATCCGTTGGGCTGCCGCTGCAGGGACTCGTCCCGGAGGTGAAGGGCGCGGCCAACGCCACGGAGCTCGGCCGCCTGCTGGAGATGGGCCGCCGGCGCAGCGTGCGCCGGTTTGCGGCCTCCGTCCTGGACCTGCTGGGCGGTGACCTTCCGTGA
- a CDS encoding NUDIX hydrolase: MTARQDLIDLIAAIEAGTGPARNPYWRDLSVDDAVARKAAVLMLFGALDNVPAASGKPLAPADLDVLLLERAHTLDDHPGQVAFPGGGIDPGETPIEAALREAEEETGLDSGGVEVLGAMPQLALPRGNFLVTPVLAWWHSPSPVRVVDYGESAQVFRVPVRDLLDPDNRVMASVSRGSQSFLSPAFVVNKVVVWGFTGMILNELFDHLGWSVPWDRTRMHVIDV, from the coding sequence ATGACTGCCCGCCAGGACCTCATCGACCTTATTGCCGCCATCGAAGCCGGGACCGGTCCGGCGCGCAATCCGTACTGGCGCGATCTCTCCGTTGATGACGCCGTTGCCCGCAAGGCCGCCGTGCTGATGCTGTTCGGCGCCCTGGATAACGTGCCCGCTGCTTCGGGCAAGCCGTTGGCTCCGGCCGACCTTGACGTCCTCCTGCTGGAACGGGCCCACACCCTGGACGACCACCCGGGCCAGGTGGCATTTCCCGGCGGCGGGATCGACCCCGGAGAGACGCCCATTGAAGCCGCCCTCCGTGAAGCAGAGGAGGAAACCGGGTTGGACTCCGGCGGCGTTGAAGTACTGGGTGCCATGCCGCAACTGGCGTTGCCCCGCGGGAATTTCCTGGTGACGCCGGTGCTCGCCTGGTGGCACTCGCCTTCCCCGGTCCGTGTAGTGGACTACGGTGAGTCGGCGCAGGTTTTCCGGGTCCCGGTCCGGGACCTGCTGGACCCGGACAACCGGGTCATGGCCTCCGTCAGCCGGGGCAGCCAGTCGTTCCTCAGCCCCGCCTTCGTGGTGAACAAGGTGGTGGTGTGGGGGTTTACCGGAATGATCCTCAACGAACTGTTCGATCACCTCGGCTGGTCCGTTCCGTGGGATCGGACCCGCATGCACGTCATCGACGTGTGA
- a CDS encoding TadA family conjugal transfer-associated ATPase → MSAPSQAPGPARFPGPSGGPRRRQSRVLDAGLLESVRESVMAESGPVTPSRVAVAVQATGRLLGTAGALAAVEQISAELNGLGPLQVLTRDRAVTDIFVNAPDSVWLDRGNGLEQAPVSFSSEGEVRALASRLVAAGGRRLDDGSPCVDVRLEAGYRIHAVLPPISTAGTLLSVRIRRHEVFTLDELRDGGMFGAMVQDVLERMLSRRLSFLISGATGSGKTTLLSTLLGLSHPGERLVLIEDASELNPVHPHVVSLESRHGNLEGGGAVDLAELVRQALRMRPDRLVVGECRGAEVRELLTAMNTGHTGGGGTIHANTAAAVPARLTALGALAGMGQDAMRLQVASALDVVVHVERAHGVRHVACIGVVEDGAHGLEVSVAVAVRAGNVSLGPSWPRLARRLGIDDFETADGDAMPPLPVTGAGG, encoded by the coding sequence GTGAGCGCCCCCTCGCAGGCGCCGGGGCCGGCACGGTTTCCTGGTCCGTCCGGCGGCCCGAGGCGGCGGCAAAGCAGGGTTCTGGACGCCGGGCTGCTCGAGTCCGTCAGGGAGTCGGTGATGGCCGAATCCGGCCCGGTGACGCCGTCCCGGGTGGCAGTGGCGGTGCAGGCCACGGGCAGGCTGCTGGGGACGGCAGGGGCGCTGGCGGCCGTCGAACAGATCAGTGCGGAGCTCAATGGGCTGGGGCCGCTGCAGGTGCTGACCAGGGACCGGGCCGTGACAGACATCTTCGTCAACGCCCCGGATTCCGTCTGGCTGGACCGCGGGAACGGCCTGGAGCAGGCACCGGTGTCGTTTTCCTCAGAAGGTGAGGTCCGTGCCCTGGCTTCCCGGCTCGTGGCGGCAGGCGGGCGGCGCCTCGACGACGGTTCCCCGTGCGTCGACGTCCGGCTGGAGGCCGGATACCGCATCCACGCTGTCCTGCCGCCCATCTCCACGGCCGGCACGCTTCTGAGCGTTCGAATCCGCCGTCACGAGGTGTTCACGCTGGACGAGCTCCGGGACGGCGGAATGTTTGGAGCCATGGTCCAGGACGTACTGGAACGCATGCTCAGCCGGCGCCTGAGTTTCCTGATCAGCGGCGCCACCGGATCAGGAAAGACAACGCTGCTCTCCACCCTGCTGGGGCTGAGCCATCCCGGTGAACGGCTCGTTTTGATCGAGGATGCTTCCGAGCTGAACCCGGTGCATCCGCACGTGGTGTCGCTCGAATCAAGGCACGGCAACCTCGAAGGCGGCGGTGCCGTGGATTTAGCGGAATTGGTCCGGCAGGCCCTCCGGATGAGGCCCGACCGCCTGGTGGTTGGCGAGTGCCGCGGAGCCGAGGTCCGCGAACTGCTGACGGCCATGAACACCGGACACACCGGAGGCGGCGGCACCATCCACGCCAACACGGCTGCCGCCGTGCCTGCCCGGCTCACAGCCCTGGGCGCCCTCGCCGGCATGGGCCAGGACGCCATGCGCCTGCAGGTGGCCAGCGCCCTGGACGTGGTGGTGCATGTTGAGCGTGCGCACGGTGTACGTCACGTGGCGTGCATCGGTGTCGTTGAAGACGGCGCCCACGGCTTGGAGGTCTCGGTGGCCGTTGCCGTCCGCGCGGGCAATGTCAGCCTGGGGCCTTCGTGGCCAAGGTTGGCCCGGCGGCTTGGGATCGACGACTTCGAAACAGCCGACGGCGATGCGATGCCGCCGCTACCCGTGACCGGAGCCGGCGGATGA
- a CDS encoding DEAD/DEAH box helicase has protein sequence MNPHDSLIPLLGRGPDPEQLRHVRTIPARQAVNEPWPEWAHPDLIEAYGSLGIHEPYRHQIQAANLAHGGEHVVIATGTASGKSLAYQLPALDAIHRSELRVLSEPGKIHDDGAVGLYLSPTKALAADQLAAIRSLRLPTVRAETYDGDTDPASRRWIRDHANLILANPDMLHFGILPNHAWWASFFRRLKYVIVDEAHSYRGVFGSHVANLMRRLRRICAYYSANTSQPGPVFIAASATASEPGTSFGRLIGAPVRAVSEDSSPHGSTTVAFWEPALTELRGENGAKERRTAVAETADLLANLVSSRVRTIAFIKSRRGAETISAITKRLLDEVDPSLPQRVAAYRSGYLPEERRALEKALRSGELLGVSSTSALELGIDISGLDAVLVAGWPGTRASLFQQIGRAGRAGQDAIAAFVASDDPLDTYLVNHPEAIFDVSVEATVFDPSNPYVLGPHLCAAAAELPLGYAELDLFGPTSEKLLDQLVSQGYLRKRPAGWFWTHPQSAAAMVNLRADGGGPVSIVDAETGSLLGTMDSPQTHYQAHTGAVYVHQGDSYVVEDLNEADHCVMVRRANPDYYTTARDVTQIEVLETQRTAQWGDVAVHFGDVKVTTQVVSFQRKALISNEILGEEPLELGARDLFTKAVWFVVDNRSLTGAGLIEAQFPGALHAAEHAAIGLLPLVASSDRWDIGGVSTAIHADTGVPTIFVYDGHPGGAGFAERGFDKAKVWLSATRDAIAACECDAGCPSCVQSPKCGNKNNPLDKAAAITLIDVLLKDATEQPDAARAEEHATPF, from the coding sequence GTGAACCCGCATGACTCCCTGATTCCGCTGCTGGGCCGTGGCCCGGACCCGGAGCAGCTGCGTCATGTCCGCACCATTCCCGCGCGGCAGGCCGTGAACGAGCCCTGGCCGGAATGGGCCCACCCCGATCTCATCGAGGCCTACGGGTCCCTGGGCATCCACGAGCCGTACCGTCACCAGATCCAGGCAGCGAACCTTGCCCACGGTGGCGAACATGTGGTGATCGCCACCGGCACCGCCTCCGGTAAATCGCTGGCCTATCAGCTGCCTGCCCTGGACGCCATCCACCGCTCGGAGCTGCGGGTGCTATCCGAGCCGGGGAAAATCCACGACGACGGTGCGGTGGGCCTGTACCTCTCCCCCACCAAGGCACTGGCTGCCGACCAGCTCGCGGCCATCCGCTCGCTCAGGCTCCCGACTGTCCGGGCAGAAACGTACGACGGTGACACTGACCCGGCGTCGCGGCGCTGGATCCGGGACCACGCAAACCTGATCCTGGCCAACCCAGACATGCTGCACTTCGGCATCCTGCCCAACCACGCCTGGTGGGCCAGCTTCTTCCGCCGGCTCAAGTACGTCATCGTGGACGAGGCCCACAGCTACCGGGGCGTCTTCGGCTCCCACGTGGCCAACCTGATGCGCCGGCTGCGGCGCATCTGCGCCTACTACAGCGCCAATACCTCCCAACCCGGTCCAGTGTTCATCGCGGCCTCGGCAACGGCATCCGAACCGGGAACGTCTTTCGGCCGGCTCATCGGCGCACCCGTCCGGGCCGTGTCCGAGGATTCCTCACCCCACGGCTCCACCACTGTTGCCTTCTGGGAGCCGGCACTCACGGAGCTGCGCGGCGAGAACGGCGCCAAAGAGCGCCGTACCGCCGTGGCCGAAACCGCCGACTTGCTGGCCAACCTTGTCTCTTCCCGTGTCCGGACCATCGCGTTCATCAAGTCCCGGCGCGGCGCTGAGACCATTTCGGCCATTACCAAGCGGCTCCTGGACGAGGTGGATCCCAGCCTCCCCCAACGGGTGGCGGCGTACCGTTCCGGGTACCTGCCCGAGGAGCGGCGGGCGCTGGAGAAGGCCCTGAGGTCAGGGGAACTCCTCGGTGTCTCCAGCACGTCCGCCCTTGAACTCGGGATCGACATCTCCGGGCTCGACGCCGTCCTGGTTGCCGGCTGGCCCGGCACCAGGGCGTCCCTCTTCCAGCAGATCGGCCGGGCGGGGCGCGCCGGCCAGGACGCCATCGCCGCTTTCGTGGCCAGCGACGATCCGCTGGACACTTACCTGGTGAACCATCCGGAAGCCATCTTTGATGTCTCCGTGGAAGCCACGGTGTTCGATCCCTCCAATCCGTACGTGCTCGGGCCCCATCTGTGCGCCGCCGCAGCCGAACTTCCCCTCGGTTACGCGGAGCTTGATCTGTTCGGCCCGACGTCGGAGAAACTGCTGGACCAGCTCGTGTCGCAGGGCTACCTCCGCAAACGTCCGGCCGGCTGGTTCTGGACGCACCCGCAGAGCGCGGCGGCCATGGTGAACCTGAGGGCCGACGGCGGCGGCCCGGTGAGCATCGTCGACGCCGAAACGGGCTCACTGCTTGGGACCATGGACTCGCCCCAGACGCACTACCAGGCCCACACGGGTGCCGTCTATGTGCATCAAGGCGACAGCTACGTGGTGGAAGACCTGAACGAGGCGGACCACTGCGTGATGGTGCGCCGGGCCAACCCCGACTACTACACGACGGCCCGTGACGTGACCCAGATCGAAGTCCTGGAGACGCAGCGGACAGCTCAGTGGGGCGACGTCGCCGTGCACTTCGGGGACGTGAAGGTGACAACACAGGTGGTCTCCTTCCAGCGCAAGGCACTGATTTCGAATGAGATCCTGGGCGAAGAACCTTTGGAGCTCGGCGCCAGGGACCTGTTCACGAAGGCTGTCTGGTTCGTGGTGGACAACCGGTCGCTGACCGGTGCCGGACTGATCGAAGCCCAGTTCCCCGGCGCACTGCACGCAGCCGAACACGCTGCGATCGGGCTGCTCCCGCTCGTGGCGTCCAGCGACCGCTGGGATATCGGCGGTGTGTCCACCGCCATCCACGCCGACACCGGGGTGCCCACGATCTTTGTGTACGACGGGCACCCCGGCGGCGCCGGCTTTGCCGAACGCGGCTTCGACAAAGCCAAGGTGTGGCTCTCCGCCACCCGTGACGCCATCGCAGCCTGCGAATGCGACGCCGGGTGCCCGTCCTGCGTTCAGTCGCCCAAATGCGGCAACAAGAACAACCCGCTGGACAAGGCGGCGGCCATCACCCTGATCGACGTCCTCCTGAAGGACGCCACCGAACAGCCGGATGCTGCCCGGGCGGAAGAGCACGCAACCCCGTTCTGA
- a CDS encoding TadE family type IV pilus minor pilin — MTMGVRGRETAMKGVRGSGKDCGAVTAEFAVALPAVLLLLALLLAGSAAGITQLRLEEAARAGARALARGEDSGAVQGIVRQLAGASASSSIVAEGEWLSVTVSGRVSGPVGSMLPWTLSARALARGETARSASLHPAESQSVAALPVLALSEDVLPVPAREHISEAAAS, encoded by the coding sequence ATGACGATGGGCGTGCGCGGCCGGGAAACGGCGATGAAGGGGGTCCGCGGTTCGGGGAAGGACTGTGGAGCTGTCACTGCCGAGTTCGCGGTGGCGCTGCCGGCAGTCCTTCTGCTCCTGGCGCTCCTGCTCGCGGGCTCGGCGGCGGGGATTACCCAGCTACGGCTCGAGGAGGCGGCACGGGCCGGAGCGAGGGCACTGGCGCGCGGCGAGGATTCCGGAGCTGTGCAGGGGATAGTTCGGCAGCTTGCCGGTGCCTCGGCATCATCGTCGATCGTGGCCGAGGGCGAATGGCTAAGCGTCACCGTTTCAGGCAGGGTCTCCGGCCCCGTCGGCTCAATGTTGCCGTGGACGCTCTCCGCCCGGGCCCTGGCACGGGGAGAAACCGCCCGGTCCGCAAGCCTGCATCCGGCGGAGAGCCAGTCCGTGGCGGCGTTGCCCGTCCTTGCATTGAGCGAAGATGTATTGCCCGTACCGGCTCGGGAACACATTTCGGAAGCCGCGGCCTCGTGA
- a CDS encoding YegP family protein: protein MAGTFEIVNAEEENFYFRLKADDGTVVAVSPRFRTLKGVVAGINAVRESAATGLVVNRS from the coding sequence GTGGCTGGCACTTTTGAAATTGTTAACGCCGAAGAAGAGAATTTTTACTTCCGGCTCAAGGCCGACGACGGCACGGTAGTGGCGGTTTCGCCACGGTTTAGGACACTGAAGGGCGTAGTCGCGGGCATCAATGCGGTGCGGGAAAGCGCAGCGACAGGACTAGTAGTGAACCGTTCCTAA
- a CDS encoding bifunctional 3'-5' exonuclease/DNA polymerase, producing MYLLLSAHADGAALQELAADGTPAPANPEPRLISSGELAGVVHELEKRRPRWIWHRTQDWYPALLTQGVELERCYDLTLCGAILAHSEFTAHTAYARTAEKLTQDDDSQQPPRSLQPPPQPAHQGALFEDSGFSRVPRHSLEELRTEYAAQQEALSQAGTDANRRHRLQLLLAAESAGAMIASEMQHTGVPWREELHEQILVDYLGPRPQLGHRPAKLEALNTELRRLLNSPGLNPDSPQELMRALHRNGIEVKTTRQWELKESSHPAIEPLLAYKKLSRLHTANGWAWLDAWVNNGRFQPEYVVGGVVSGRWASRGGGALQIPRQIRGAVHADPGHKLIVADASQLEPRVLVALAQDSKMAEAARDKDLYAGIAAQGFGGDRAKAKVALLGAIYGATTGESGRLMPQLTRTYPRAVGFVEQAARDGEAGGTVTSRLGRSSPPPSDRWLRSQQSTTAEEQRRADAVARSRGRFTRNFVVQGSAADWAACWLAELRRRLRAMRTPGQPAGELVFFLHDEVMVHCPDDAVDACIAAIEEAAAAAKELLFGRIPVEFPVSVAVVDSYDKAK from the coding sequence ATGTATCTGCTGCTGTCCGCCCACGCTGACGGCGCAGCCCTCCAAGAACTCGCGGCAGACGGCACTCCCGCCCCGGCCAACCCCGAACCGCGCCTCATCAGCTCCGGTGAGCTGGCCGGCGTCGTACATGAACTCGAAAAGCGCCGGCCGCGCTGGATCTGGCACCGGACGCAGGACTGGTACCCCGCGCTGCTGACCCAGGGGGTGGAGCTGGAGCGCTGCTACGACCTCACGCTCTGCGGCGCCATCCTGGCCCATTCGGAGTTCACGGCACACACGGCCTACGCCCGAACTGCGGAAAAGCTCACGCAGGACGACGATTCCCAGCAGCCGCCCCGCAGCCTGCAGCCACCACCCCAGCCGGCGCACCAGGGGGCCTTGTTCGAGGACTCCGGATTCAGCCGTGTGCCCAGGCACTCGCTTGAAGAGCTGCGGACCGAATACGCCGCCCAGCAGGAAGCGCTGAGCCAGGCGGGCACCGATGCGAACCGCAGGCACCGCCTGCAACTACTCCTTGCCGCGGAATCCGCCGGAGCCATGATCGCCTCGGAAATGCAGCACACCGGTGTGCCTTGGCGTGAAGAGCTGCACGAACAGATTCTGGTGGACTACCTCGGCCCGCGCCCGCAGCTTGGCCACCGGCCCGCCAAGCTTGAGGCGCTGAACACGGAGCTCCGACGGCTCCTGAACTCGCCGGGCCTGAACCCGGATTCGCCGCAGGAACTCATGCGCGCCCTGCACCGGAACGGCATCGAAGTGAAGACCACCCGGCAATGGGAGCTGAAGGAATCCAGCCATCCTGCCATCGAGCCGCTGCTGGCCTACAAGAAGTTGTCCCGGCTGCATACGGCCAACGGCTGGGCCTGGCTGGATGCCTGGGTGAACAACGGCCGCTTCCAGCCCGAGTATGTGGTGGGCGGCGTCGTTTCCGGACGGTGGGCTTCCCGTGGCGGAGGTGCCCTGCAGATTCCGCGACAGATCCGCGGCGCCGTCCACGCCGATCCCGGCCACAAACTCATCGTCGCCGACGCCTCGCAGCTGGAACCGCGGGTGCTGGTGGCCCTCGCCCAGGACTCCAAAATGGCGGAAGCAGCCCGCGATAAGGACCTCTATGCCGGCATCGCGGCACAGGGTTTCGGAGGTGACCGCGCCAAAGCAAAGGTAGCCCTGCTCGGTGCCATCTACGGTGCGACGACGGGTGAATCGGGACGACTCATGCCGCAGCTGACCCGCACATATCCTCGTGCCGTCGGCTTCGTGGAACAGGCCGCCCGTGACGGCGAAGCGGGCGGAACGGTCACGTCCCGGCTGGGCCGCAGCAGCCCGCCGCCGTCGGACCGCTGGCTGCGAAGCCAGCAGTCCACCACTGCTGAGGAACAGCGGCGGGCAGACGCGGTGGCCCGCTCCCGCGGCCGGTTCACCCGCAACTTCGTGGTCCAGGGGTCAGCCGCTGACTGGGCCGCCTGCTGGCTGGCGGAACTACGACGCCGGCTCCGGGCCATGCGGACGCCGGGCCAGCCGGCCGGCGAACTGGTGTTCTTCCTCCATGACGAGGTGATGGTTCACTGCCCCGACGATGCGGTGGACGCCTGCATCGCAGCCATCGAGGAGGCGGCCGCGGCAGCAAAGGAACTGCTGTTCGGCCGGATTCCGGTGGAGTTTCCGGTGAGCGTGGCAGTGGTGGACTCGTACGACAAGGCGAAATAG
- a CDS encoding DUF4244 domain-containing protein, with protein MKGTAMSTTSNHRSYAQSEPSGPADADVVELYPGARDAAPAAPAATRTRRRLMGSEVGMATAEYAIATLAAVGFAGILVFILRSDEVRGFLLTLIRTALALP; from the coding sequence ATGAAAGGAACTGCCATGTCAACCACATCCAACCACCGTTCGTACGCCCAGTCCGAGCCCTCCGGTCCCGCAGATGCGGACGTCGTGGAGCTCTACCCCGGTGCCAGGGACGCGGCGCCCGCGGCGCCCGCGGCGACCCGGACGCGCAGACGGCTGATGGGATCCGAGGTGGGAATGGCCACCGCGGAATATGCCATCGCCACCCTCGCCGCCGTGGGTTTTGCCGGGATACTGGTGTTCATCCTTCGCAGTGATGAAGTCAGGGGATTCCTGTTGACCCTGATCCGGACGGCGCTGGCGCTGCCATGA
- a CDS encoding Rv3654c family TadE-like protein: MALMLLLAQSAVMASRAASAADLAALAAADALRGITQGVPCSVAANVAARHGAKISRCIEGGGDTVEVRTELLHRSMFGAATGHARAGPPP; this comes from the coding sequence ATGGCGCTCATGTTGCTGCTGGCCCAGTCCGCCGTGATGGCGTCCAGGGCTGCTTCGGCCGCCGACCTCGCCGCGCTCGCGGCAGCCGACGCGCTGCGCGGGATCACCCAGGGTGTGCCGTGCTCCGTTGCAGCCAACGTTGCGGCCCGGCACGGGGCGAAAATATCACGTTGCATCGAAGGGGGAGGTGACACCGTGGAAGTCCGGACGGAACTCCTGCACCGAAGTATGTTCGGCGCCGCTACCGGCCACGCCAGGGCGGGACCGCCGCCATGA
- a CDS encoding GNAT family N-acetyltransferase: MSPDAMVEDITRLVEIWVTGWAGCRGYETRMEGRFPAVLRADTTGDWEYFAHDPSDTEFSELAARTAEAPARILTVLTNDVQRYSYLAQQVGLKVTSASQTMMIVDMETQDSEDPWLSDDDLKLTTSKSDGVHHAVVRAGESLAASGRVFVVGHTAVFDKIVTEPAYQRRGLGSFIMKALAAQAFEHDVENGLLLASLDGQKLYSHLGWTTLCHVLMLSASDEGADLSVG; encoded by the coding sequence ATGAGCCCAGACGCCATGGTTGAAGACATCACCCGCCTCGTGGAAATCTGGGTGACCGGATGGGCCGGTTGCCGAGGCTACGAGACGCGGATGGAAGGCCGCTTCCCGGCGGTCCTGCGCGCGGACACCACCGGGGACTGGGAATACTTCGCCCACGATCCGTCGGACACCGAATTCTCCGAGCTTGCAGCCAGGACCGCTGAAGCACCGGCCCGGATCCTGACCGTCCTCACCAACGATGTGCAGCGATATTCCTATCTGGCCCAGCAGGTGGGCCTCAAGGTCACCTCCGCCTCCCAGACAATGATGATCGTGGACATGGAAACCCAGGACTCCGAAGATCCCTGGCTCTCGGATGATGACCTGAAACTGACCACATCCAAGAGCGACGGCGTCCACCATGCCGTGGTGCGCGCCGGCGAATCCCTGGCGGCGAGCGGTCGCGTATTCGTGGTGGGCCACACCGCGGTGTTCGACAAGATCGTCACCGAACCGGCCTATCAGCGGCGCGGGCTGGGCAGTTTCATCATGAAGGCGCTGGCGGCGCAGGCCTTCGAACACGATGTGGAAAACGGTCTGTTGCTGGCGTCCCTGGACGGTCAGAAGCTGTATTCGCACCTGGGCTGGACAACGCTGTGCCATGTGCTCATGCTGTCTGCCTCCGACGAGGGCGCCGACCTTTCCGTCGGCTGA
- a CDS encoding type II secretion system F family protein yields the protein MTAPWLPSVGVALVLALAAMLAVSGRGGAHRRLLRQRRLQPEGGRNGDGGTTTAGPPGLSGGGLRDTAMMLELIGAMLDAGSGIGRALELIAHSASPEYHRSLRPVVSALAIGADWETAWRSSESRTPELLVLRQALGFAALTGAPSSAILYAQAARLRRERYRAAEKRAAALGVRLVVPLGLCSLPAFICLGVVPVLLAMLPTGS from the coding sequence ATGACAGCGCCATGGCTGCCGTCCGTGGGCGTGGCACTGGTGTTGGCCCTGGCCGCGATGCTGGCGGTGTCCGGGCGCGGTGGCGCGCACAGGCGGCTGCTCCGGCAGCGCCGTTTGCAGCCGGAGGGCGGAAGGAACGGTGACGGCGGAACAACAACGGCCGGGCCGCCGGGGCTCTCCGGCGGGGGCCTCCGCGACACTGCCATGATGCTGGAGCTGATCGGTGCCATGCTGGATGCCGGATCGGGGATCGGGCGTGCCTTGGAGCTCATTGCACACTCGGCGTCACCGGAATATCACCGCTCACTACGGCCGGTGGTGTCAGCGCTGGCTATCGGTGCCGACTGGGAAACAGCCTGGCGCAGTTCCGAGTCCCGGACTCCTGAACTGTTGGTCCTGCGGCAGGCTCTCGGTTTCGCCGCCCTCACCGGGGCGCCGTCGTCGGCCATTCTTTACGCCCAGGCAGCAAGGCTGCGGCGCGAACGCTATCGGGCGGCGGAAAAGCGTGCGGCTGCCCTCGGCGTCCGGCTGGTGGTCCCGCTAGGCCTCTGTTCGCTCCCCGCCTTCATCTGCCTCGGCGTGGTGCCGGTACTGCTCGCGATGCTTCCGACCGGAAGCTGA